A stretch of Alkalicella caledoniensis DNA encodes these proteins:
- a CDS encoding D-alanyl-D-alanine carboxypeptidase family protein yields the protein MKLSKNMLLVNTSIIVLSISLLLAFRLIDRSFPDVHVLAYPTVGGVVQGEQLEGQVVVTAEANKGYRFLGWVQNGQVVSEKATFSFKPSNEQTITANFQKYMAEIKLVASENLGGQVYGEGEFDFDEEITVIAEPKFGYVFEGWIKDGNIVSEHLDYSFVVKDDALLEARFKLDLKSQTLRISDGDYFLALVNKDTYLGRYAPTDLVSINKDMLKYPQWRYELREEAYTNLEKMWKSAKEDGVVLYIASAYRSYDTQSQVFNENVNRHGEIVANRSSARPGESEHQLGTAVDFVAHKNGRLMDFEGTPGALWLMENAHKYGFIMSYPKGKEEITGYIYEPWHYRYIGMDAAQECKEAGLTLVEYLMTKPQFFEKPAEYVNN from the coding sequence ATGAAGTTATCAAAGAATATGCTATTAGTTAACACTTCAATAATTGTATTATCTATATCCCTACTATTGGCATTTCGATTAATTGATCGTTCTTTTCCAGATGTACATGTATTAGCATACCCAACAGTGGGCGGAGTTGTTCAAGGTGAACAGTTAGAGGGACAAGTTGTTGTTACCGCTGAAGCAAATAAAGGATATAGATTTCTTGGATGGGTACAAAATGGACAAGTAGTCAGTGAAAAAGCTACATTCTCTTTCAAGCCTTCCAATGAGCAAACCATTACAGCTAATTTCCAAAAGTATATGGCTGAAATAAAATTGGTTGCCTCAGAGAATCTCGGTGGGCAAGTGTATGGAGAAGGTGAGTTTGATTTTGACGAAGAGATAACAGTAATAGCTGAGCCAAAATTCGGGTATGTATTTGAAGGTTGGATTAAAGATGGAAATATTGTAAGTGAACATTTAGATTATTCTTTTGTAGTAAAAGACGACGCCCTACTTGAGGCGAGGTTTAAGCTAGACTTAAAAAGTCAGACCCTTAGGATTAGTGATGGTGATTACTTTCTAGCCCTGGTAAACAAAGATACATATCTAGGAAGGTATGCACCTACAGATTTAGTAAGTATTAATAAAGATATGTTGAAATATCCCCAGTGGAGATATGAGTTAAGGGAAGAAGCCTACACCAATTTGGAAAAGATGTGGAAATCTGCCAAGGAAGACGGTGTGGTTCTTTACATAGCATCTGCTTACCGAAGCTACGACACTCAATCACAGGTATTTAACGAAAATGTAAACAGACATGGGGAAATAGTAGCAAATCGTAGTAGTGCAAGACCCGGCGAATCTGAGCATCAGCTTGGGACAGCGGTGGATTTCGTTGCACATAAAAATGGGAGATTAATGGATTTTGAAGGAACCCCTGGAGCACTTTGGCTTATGGAAAATGCTCATAAATATGGGTTTATTATGAGCTACCCAAAAGGGAAAGAGGAAATCACTGGATATATTTACGAACCTTGGCACTATAGGTACATAGGTATGGATGCCGCACAAGAATGTAAAGAAGCAGGTTTGACCTTAGTTGAGTATCTTATGACGAAACCTCAGTTTTTTGAAAAACCTGCTGAATATGTTAACAATTAA
- a CDS encoding TraX family protein — translation MGSNKNDLLKIIAIITMLIDHIGFVFFPHAIIFRIIGRISFPIFAYQIAIGCRYTSSIRKYATRLGIFAAISQIPYMLIFPTGFNIFFNLVVAVFVIDFYERRKIVALVGLLAYVFIIEYAINFGYGIYGVVMSLIFYKYKESKESIVNWFLLITLIYCLYYNTPVQFFSILAVPIILYEWKIKILLNRWWFYVFYPVHLIILFVIDRIIL, via the coding sequence ATGGGATCAAATAAGAATGATCTATTAAAGATTATAGCCATTATAACAATGCTTATAGACCATATAGGATTTGTTTTTTTCCCCCATGCCATTATTTTCAGAATAATTGGTCGCATTTCTTTTCCTATCTTTGCTTATCAAATAGCTATAGGCTGTAGGTATACATCAAGTATAAGAAAATACGCTACACGTTTAGGAATTTTTGCAGCTATCTCGCAAATTCCTTATATGCTTATATTTCCCACTGGTTTCAATATTTTCTTTAATCTTGTAGTGGCAGTATTTGTAATAGATTTTTATGAAAGACGAAAAATAGTAGCTCTAGTGGGTTTACTTGCATATGTTTTTATAATTGAGTACGCCATAAACTTTGGCTATGGAATATACGGAGTTGTGATGTCTTTAATATTTTACAAATACAAGGAATCAAAGGAAAGTATAGTTAACTGGTTTTTATTAATAACATTAATCTACTGTCTGTATTACAATACACCTGTTCAGTTTTTCTCCATTTTGGCAGTTCCAATCATACTTTATGAATGGAAGATTAAAATATTACTAAACCGTTGGTGGTTTTACGTATTCTATCCTGTACACTTAATTATCCTATTTGTCATAGATAGGATAATATTGTAA
- a CDS encoding sensor histidine kinase, protein MTYSEIDEIVRGLLLNSSLIFLPLFIYESLVLDRKGYRSLKITHIELSLLVSISIILAMTFPIPLFDGHIFDLRLIPMLIAGFYGGKMSIFVSFTVMFIYRLYLSGDGLYTMLAVYTFVVLISLYISPKFKDYHRKQKKLIAFYISSVALIIMFLSTYLVNMNKADFSITGLINFFVIYYISTVIALYMAIGLMEGFIEKNDMRTELQRSERLNSVGELGASLAHEVRNPLTAAKGFIQLLSLYPNLESNKQKEYLETAVNEIDRAEQVISDFLSMAKPYIEKEEVINVSLLMDSIRNIMSSYALMKGITIEKNLDFGCYLYTDKNKLTQVLVNIVKNGIEATESGGKITLKNYKDNKNLIIEITDTGIGMTKEEISRLGTPFYSLKSQGTGLGLMKSYRFIEVIGGKIRISSEKGKGTTFTIKIPHGGK, encoded by the coding sequence ATGACCTATTCCGAAATTGATGAAATTGTAAGGGGCCTATTGCTAAACTCGTCACTCATATTTTTGCCTCTTTTTATATATGAGAGCCTAGTCCTAGATAGAAAGGGTTATCGATCATTAAAAATAACTCATATTGAACTTAGTTTGCTAGTATCCATATCAATAATATTGGCAATGACTTTTCCTATCCCTTTATTTGATGGACATATTTTTGATCTAAGGTTAATCCCCATGTTAATCGCTGGCTTCTATGGTGGGAAAATGTCTATATTTGTAAGTTTTACTGTTATGTTTATATACCGCTTATACCTATCAGGGGATGGGCTTTATACTATGCTCGCTGTATACACATTCGTTGTACTTATATCGTTATACATATCGCCTAAGTTTAAAGATTATCATAGAAAGCAAAAAAAATTGATAGCTTTTTATATATCTTCAGTGGCCCTTATTATAATGTTTTTATCAACCTATTTAGTTAACATGAACAAGGCTGACTTCTCCATCACGGGTTTAATAAATTTTTTTGTAATATATTATATTTCCACTGTGATAGCTCTATATATGGCCATAGGGCTAATGGAAGGTTTTATTGAAAAAAATGATATGAGGACCGAATTACAAAGATCAGAAAGACTTAACTCAGTGGGAGAGCTAGGGGCATCCTTGGCTCATGAAGTAAGAAATCCTCTAACAGCTGCTAAGGGGTTCATTCAGCTTCTAAGTTTGTATCCCAACTTAGAATCAAATAAGCAAAAAGAATACTTAGAAACTGCTGTAAACGAAATAGATAGGGCCGAGCAAGTAATAAGCGACTTCTTATCTATGGCAAAACCGTATATAGAAAAAGAAGAAGTAATAAACGTGTCTCTCCTTATGGATTCAATACGTAATATAATGTCTTCTTATGCCTTGATGAAAGGTATAACAATTGAAAAAAACCTTGATTTCGGTTGTTATCTATACACAGATAAAAATAAGCTCACCCAAGTTCTCGTAAATATAGTGAAAAATGGTATAGAAGCAACGGAGTCTGGAGGTAAAATTACACTAAAAAATTACAAGGATAATAAGAACCTAATTATAGAAATAACTGATACTGGCATAGGGATGACTAAGGAAGAAATATCCCGACTTGGAACACCTTTTTATTCTTTAAAAAGCCAAGGGACTGGCCTAGGTCTAATGAAAAGCTATAGATTCATTGAGGTAATTGGAGGAAAAATTAGAATTAGTAGTGAAAAGGGAAAAGGGACTACATTTACAATAAAAATTCCCCACGGGGGAAAGTAA
- a CDS encoding DUF192 domain-containing protein: MVNKLFYESEEIGNVHLTNTFAKRFMGYMFQNQPHHDTLLFQPCDSIHTFFMKFNIDVLFMDGNMKILKKIENLSPRKIVLPVKGCKIVVEGKAGIFKNCEVGGLISLSK, from the coding sequence ATGGTCAATAAACTCTTTTATGAATCAGAGGAAATAGGGAATGTTCATCTAACAAACACATTTGCTAAAAGATTTATGGGGTATATGTTTCAAAATCAGCCTCACCACGACACTTTACTATTTCAACCCTGTGATAGTATCCATACTTTCTTTATGAAATTTAACATAGATGTTCTTTTTATGGATGGAAATATGAAAATACTAAAGAAAATAGAAAATTTGTCTCCGAGAAAAATAGTGCTCCCTGTAAAAGGATGTAAGATTGTAGTTGAGGGAAAGGCCGGTATTTTTAAAAATTGTGAAGTGGGAGGCTTAATTAGCCTCTCAAAATAA
- a CDS encoding type II secretion system F family protein, which yields MVTFAVLCIFLAIFMLIYGTLIILYGDKISMGIRIQQISEIHSGEQGSEDKEDSFSERLLKPLYFAFIALIVKATPSSNLLTLNKRLDKAGLIKNNNKDKWLYTKGMVTLFSPMITAFLVYSIEPNLLKSLFISVLVMALASVTFNFYISRKIEVRKENILRDLPYNLDLITVSVEAGLSFDGAMARVVSTVTGDLCDEFSKTLKEIKMGIQRKIALKNMSERCDCEELTLFINSIIQADDLGVSMGKVLRIEAANLREKRKQMAREKAMKAPVKMLFPLVFFIFPAIFIIVLGPAVISIIDTFVGGL from the coding sequence TTGGTAACATTTGCTGTTTTATGTATTTTTTTAGCTATCTTTATGTTAATCTATGGTACTTTAATCATCCTTTATGGTGATAAAATAAGCATGGGCATAAGGATTCAACAAATTAGTGAAATACATAGTGGTGAGCAAGGTTCAGAGGACAAAGAGGACTCTTTTTCTGAAAGGCTTTTGAAACCCCTTTATTTTGCATTCATTGCTTTGATCGTTAAAGCTACACCAAGTAGTAATCTTTTAACACTTAATAAACGCTTAGATAAGGCAGGCTTGATAAAAAATAACAACAAGGATAAGTGGTTGTACACAAAGGGAATGGTTACCTTATTTTCACCCATGATTACGGCATTTCTAGTTTATAGTATTGAACCTAATTTATTGAAGAGTTTGTTCATTTCAGTTCTTGTAATGGCACTTGCCAGTGTAACATTCAACTTCTATATCTCTAGAAAAATTGAAGTGAGAAAAGAGAACATACTAAGGGACCTACCATATAATTTAGATTTGATAACAGTTAGTGTAGAGGCAGGACTCTCCTTCGATGGTGCCATGGCAAGGGTAGTCAGTACAGTTACTGGTGACCTCTGTGATGAATTTTCAAAGACTCTAAAAGAGATAAAAATGGGTATTCAAAGGAAGATTGCTCTAAAGAATATGAGTGAACGTTGTGATTGTGAAGAATTAACCCTTTTTATAAATTCTATTATACAAGCTGATGACCTTGGTGTAAGTATGGGTAAAGTCCTTAGAATAGAAGCAGCGAACCTGAGGGAAAAAAGAAAACAAATGGCTAGGGAAAAGGCCATGAAAGCCCCTGTGAAAATGTTGTTTCCATTGGTGTTTTTTATTTTCCCTGCAATTTTTATAATTGTTTTGGGGCCTGCGGTTATAAGCATCATAGACACTTTTGTAGGTGGCCTGTAG
- a CDS encoding type II secretion system F family protein → MEIIYVIPLLIFLFIWALFSAIIITVFGKKKAIDKLKYFDEDYNIQETIEKSKKKKKQSLKFLSGLVPSTIDNKKNKKLELELMRADLPITVSEMVVIRVISSVVLGALSFILSQTFIFAIVVFIATWSVPNYIIASKKKERVKEFDNQLNDGLTIISNSLKAGYSFLQAVAVVTEEMPDPFSKEFKKLLKEMSLGLSEEESFKNLTNRMESEDLKLIINAIVIQKDVGGNLSEILDNISETIRDRQKIKNELRTLTAQGKLSGGIVAALPIFLGLVIFLLNREYVTMLFTTSIGLFMVVASVISEMLGFWMIRKIVDIKM, encoded by the coding sequence ATGGAAATAATTTACGTAATACCACTTCTTATTTTTCTGTTTATTTGGGCATTGTTTAGTGCAATCATTATTACTGTTTTCGGTAAGAAAAAAGCCATTGATAAGCTTAAATATTTCGATGAGGATTATAACATCCAAGAAACTATAGAGAAATCTAAAAAGAAAAAAAAACAGAGTCTGAAATTTTTATCAGGTCTAGTTCCCAGTACCATTGATAACAAGAAAAATAAAAAGCTTGAACTAGAGCTGATGAGGGCAGACTTACCCATTACTGTATCTGAAATGGTTGTTATTAGGGTAATATCTTCAGTAGTCTTAGGGGCACTGAGTTTTATTTTGTCCCAAACCTTTATATTTGCAATTGTTGTATTTATAGCCACATGGAGTGTGCCAAATTATATAATAGCCTCTAAAAAGAAGGAAAGAGTAAAGGAATTCGACAATCAACTGAATGATGGACTTACTATCATTTCTAATTCCCTTAAGGCAGGTTACTCTTTTTTACAAGCAGTGGCAGTGGTAACAGAGGAGATGCCGGATCCGTTTTCTAAGGAGTTTAAAAAGTTGCTTAAAGAAATGAGTCTTGGACTTTCAGAGGAAGAGTCATTTAAAAACTTGACAAATAGAATGGAGTCCGAAGACTTAAAGCTTATTATAAATGCCATTGTAATACAAAAAGATGTGGGAGGTAATTTGTCTGAGATTTTGGATAACATCTCAGAAACCATAAGAGACAGGCAGAAAATTAAAAATGAGCTTAGAACATTAACCGCTCAAGGTAAATTGTCAGGGGGAATTGTAGCAGCTCTACCTATATTTTTAGGACTAGTAATTTTCTTGTTAAACAGAGAATATGTAACAATGCTTTTTACAACAAGTATAGGATTATTTATGGTAGTTGCTTCGGTAATCAGTGAAATGCTGGGCTTTTGGATGATTAGAAAGATAGTAGATATTAAGATGTAA
- a CDS encoding CpaF family protein — MSLIKRLEEINVDKKILKPSEKGPDPYSDLKMRIQNRVIDELDFDFNEITEQNDEFKQQMNFILAKHIEQESLNMTNNQKKKIKEELLDEIVGFGPITSLLADEKVSEIMVNGPEQIYVEREGKLTLSDAKFKNNNHVLHVIKKIVAPIGRRIDESSPMVDARLPNGSRVNAIIAPLAIDGPSITIRKFAEDPFRVDDLVNFGTMNLKMAELLRACVEGRLNIVVSGGTGSGKTTTLNVLSSFIPNDERIVTIEDAAELQLSQEHVVRLETRPPNLEGRGEVSIRDLVKNSLRMRPDRIIVGEVRSGEALDMLQAMNTGHDGSLTTGHANTPRDMLSRLETMVLMSGMNLPIKAIRDQVASALDLIVQQSRLQDGSRRITHITEVQGMEGDVIILQDIFRFEQNGIDNKGKVKGEFVSTGIMPKFVPKLKEQGITVLSEIFS; from the coding sequence ATGTCTTTAATAAAAAGATTAGAAGAAATAAATGTAGATAAAAAAATACTTAAACCTAGTGAAAAAGGGCCTGACCCATACTCTGACCTAAAAATGCGCATTCAAAACAGAGTTATTGATGAACTTGATTTTGACTTTAATGAAATTACTGAGCAAAATGATGAGTTTAAGCAACAGATGAATTTCATCCTTGCTAAGCATATAGAACAAGAATCACTAAATATGACCAATAATCAAAAAAAGAAAATAAAGGAAGAATTGCTAGATGAAATCGTTGGATTCGGACCAATTACTAGCCTTTTAGCAGACGAGAAAGTATCGGAAATTATGGTAAATGGCCCAGAACAGATTTATGTTGAACGGGAAGGTAAACTTACACTGTCAGACGCGAAATTTAAGAACAATAATCATGTACTACATGTTATTAAAAAAATAGTAGCTCCCATAGGGAGAAGGATAGATGAGAGTTCCCCCATGGTGGATGCAAGGCTCCCCAATGGATCGAGGGTTAATGCAATAATAGCTCCCTTAGCCATAGATGGGCCGTCCATTACCATCAGGAAGTTTGCTGAGGACCCATTTAGGGTCGATGACCTAGTGAATTTCGGAACCATGAATTTAAAAATGGCAGAACTCTTAAGGGCATGTGTGGAGGGTAGGCTAAATATAGTCGTTTCCGGTGGTACAGGCAGTGGTAAAACAACTACACTAAATGTATTATCTTCGTTTATACCCAATGATGAGCGAATAGTAACCATTGAAGATGCTGCAGAGCTTCAGCTATCCCAAGAACATGTTGTAAGACTAGAAACAAGGCCACCCAATCTAGAGGGGAGAGGTGAAGTTTCCATTAGGGATTTAGTTAAAAACAGTCTAAGGATGCGCCCAGATAGAATAATCGTAGGAGAGGTTCGTTCTGGGGAAGCGTTAGACATGTTACAGGCCATGAACACAGGCCATGATGGATCACTTACAACAGGCCATGCCAACACACCGAGGGATATGCTCTCAAGGCTTGAAACAATGGTGCTGATGTCTGGCATGAACCTTCCCATAAAGGCCATCAGGGACCAAGTAGCATCGGCACTAGACTTAATTGTTCAGCAGTCAAGATTACAAGATGGGAGCAGGAGGATAACACATATAACTGAGGTTCAGGGTATGGAAGGCGACGTTATTATACTACAAGACATATTCAGATTTGAGCAAAATGGTATAGACAATAAAGGGAAAGTTAAAGGGGAGTTCGTCTCAACAGGTATTATGCCGAAGTTTGTTCCAAAACTAAAAGAGCAAGGGATTACAGTATTATCAGAAATTTTTAGCTAA
- a CDS encoding response regulator produces MQRIKVLIADDMKETVDLIRKVLNIEQENFEIVGEAYNGEEVLKLIPRLKPDVVLMDINMPKLNGLEATEKITTEFPTVTVIIMSVQGENEYLRKAMLCGAKEYIVKPFNYNALLETIKVTFEKNKARSVNLVTTLDEAKNAKIITYFSSKGGVGKSVLALNSAITLSKYDEKKVLLMDMDLQFGDISMMVNKYNAKTILDVIDDGQVESFENIKPYLYGHNKNLDILFAPSKPEAVEFIGLGSIEKILKVFQESYDYIIIDTGINFSETTLHILDNSERILFVSTMEIVSLKNTKLGLQVMESLGYDKDKVKLIINKFTTSYGIDKKDVQEAFKHEIFAMIPHEENIVTPSINKGEPYSDNPKHQKLKVWKSLDTMCKQLNY; encoded by the coding sequence ATGCAACGAATAAAAGTGTTAATTGCAGATGATATGAAAGAAACCGTTGACTTAATAAGAAAAGTATTGAATATAGAGCAAGAAAACTTTGAGATTGTCGGTGAAGCCTATAATGGTGAAGAAGTACTTAAGCTCATACCTAGACTAAAGCCAGATGTGGTCTTAATGGATATTAACATGCCAAAACTTAATGGCTTAGAGGCCACTGAAAAGATAACCACCGAATTCCCCACAGTTACAGTTATCATAATGTCAGTTCAAGGGGAAAATGAGTACCTTAGAAAAGCAATGCTTTGCGGAGCAAAGGAGTATATAGTTAAACCCTTTAATTATAATGCTTTGCTAGAGACAATTAAAGTGACATTTGAGAAAAATAAGGCAAGAAGTGTAAACCTAGTCACAACCCTTGATGAGGCAAAAAATGCTAAGATAATAACTTATTTTAGCTCCAAAGGTGGAGTTGGTAAATCTGTGTTAGCATTAAATAGTGCTATTACACTTAGCAAGTATGATGAGAAAAAGGTTTTACTTATGGATATGGATTTGCAATTCGGAGATATATCAATGATGGTAAATAAATATAATGCCAAAACAATTCTCGACGTTATAGATGATGGTCAAGTAGAATCTTTTGAGAACATAAAGCCTTACCTTTATGGACACAACAAAAACCTTGATATTTTATTTGCCCCTAGCAAACCTGAAGCTGTTGAATTTATTGGTTTAGGGAGCATCGAGAAAATTTTAAAAGTATTTCAGGAAAGTTATGATTATATAATTATTGATACAGGTATAAATTTTAGCGAAACAACCCTTCATATATTAGATAACTCTGAAAGAATTCTCTTTGTATCAACAATGGAAATCGTTTCCCTTAAAAACACAAAGCTTGGTTTGCAGGTAATGGAATCCCTTGGATACGACAAAGATAAGGTTAAGCTTATTATAAACAAATTCACAACAAGCTATGGTATTGATAAAAAAGATGTTCAGGAAGCTTTCAAACACGAAATTTTTGCAATGATACCCCATGAAGAAAATATTGTAACTCCTTCTATAAATAAAGGGGAACCTTATTCAGATAACCCAAAACATCAGAAATTAAAAGTTTGGAAAAGCTTAGATACCATGTGCAAACAGCTTAATTATTAA
- the cpaB gene encoding Flp pilus assembly protein CpaB, with the protein MDKIKVLIADDTKETVDLVRKVLNIEQDSFEIVGEAANGEEVLDLIPTSKPDIILMDINMPLLNGLEATEKITNDFPGISVVIMSVQGENEYLRKAMLCGAKEYIVKPFNYNTLLETIKTTYEKNKEIREVELRQLTEAENIQLDIHLCNGNGHEEEETVENYDKSYDLVNPGEIEETDSSPNPYNKGISNYIGRGFRAVSISIYGGSGVSNLVSSGEFVDVIMYLPSDIEGSTSVYGVTKTILQNVKVLGIDKEFTNIFVTLSVPSNEVEKIVLAENIGRLKLVIRHKNDINKTKSNITGIEELTEGHRPSVNL; encoded by the coding sequence ATGGACAAAATTAAGGTGTTAATTGCTGATGATACTAAGGAAACAGTAGATTTAGTTAGAAAGGTTTTAAATATTGAACAAGACAGTTTCGAGATTGTTGGGGAGGCAGCAAATGGTGAGGAAGTGTTGGATTTAATTCCAACTTCAAAACCTGACATCATACTTATGGACATAAACATGCCCCTTCTAAATGGCTTAGAAGCAACGGAGAAAATAACCAATGATTTCCCAGGTATTTCTGTTGTAATTATGTCAGTGCAAGGGGAGAATGAGTATCTCAGAAAGGCTATGCTTTGTGGCGCAAAAGAGTATATTGTTAAACCTTTTAACTACAATACCTTGCTGGAAACAATAAAGACTACATATGAGAAAAATAAAGAGATAAGGGAAGTGGAGTTGAGGCAACTTACTGAAGCTGAAAACATACAATTGGACATCCATCTATGTAATGGTAATGGCCATGAAGAGGAAGAAACAGTGGAAAACTATGATAAATCTTATGACTTAGTGAACCCAGGTGAAATAGAGGAAACTGATTCTTCCCCAAACCCTTACAATAAAGGGATAAGTAACTATATCGGTAGAGGCTTTCGAGCAGTTTCTATAAGTATTTATGGGGGATCAGGAGTATCGAATCTAGTAAGTTCAGGGGAATTTGTAGATGTGATTATGTATCTGCCTAGTGATATTGAAGGAAGCACATCGGTATATGGAGTTACAAAAACAATATTGCAAAATGTTAAAGTACTAGGAATAGATAAAGAGTTTACCAACATCTTTGTTACTTTATCTGTACCTTCCAATGAAGTTGAAAAAATTGTACTAGCTGAAAACATAGGTAGGCTCAAACTAGTTATAAGACATAAAAATGATATCAACAAAACTAAGTCAAATATTACTGGCATTGAAGAATTGACTGAAGGTCACAGACCAAGTGTTAACCTTTAA
- the cpaB gene encoding Flp pilus assembly protein CpaB: MKGTVRKLILISFILAILAAGAIYMYLQSFSAPSNSENMRKVYVATETIPPRTRVDRAMLKEIHVPDESILNQYISDSEAIVGKYTKETIFVNEGFLSSKLIDKHQGDMSFRIPPGHRAVSINLTGSSGVSYLLKPLDNVDVIVFLNQSIANQDVSKILLQNLTVLAVDQIVNRDESKNVDNIPGNFLVTLSVPNKDVEKLVLAENIGNLKLSLRPVDENSNSPSKVTNWRDLTSQSGNSIVEDDE; this comes from the coding sequence ATGAAAGGTACCGTAAGAAAACTAATACTGATTTCGTTTATTTTAGCAATACTAGCTGCAGGGGCAATATATATGTATTTACAATCGTTTAGTGCACCCTCTAACAGTGAAAACATGAGGAAGGTATATGTGGCCACTGAAACAATACCTCCAAGGACCCGAGTTGATAGGGCCATGTTAAAAGAAATACATGTTCCTGATGAGTCTATACTAAATCAATACATATCAGACTCTGAAGCCATAGTTGGGAAATATACAAAAGAAACCATCTTTGTTAACGAGGGTTTCCTAAGTTCTAAACTTATTGATAAACATCAGGGAGACATGAGCTTTAGGATTCCCCCAGGACATAGGGCGGTCTCTATTAACCTAACAGGAAGTTCAGGGGTTTCGTATCTATTAAAGCCTTTAGACAACGTGGATGTTATTGTATTTTTAAATCAGAGTATTGCAAACCAAGATGTGTCCAAAATACTATTGCAAAACCTCACAGTTTTAGCCGTTGACCAAATAGTTAACAGGGATGAGAGTAAAAATGTGGACAATATTCCAGGGAATTTTCTTGTTACCTTGTCAGTGCCTAATAAGGACGTGGAAAAACTGGTACTAGCTGAAAATATAGGGAACTTGAAATTATCTTTACGTCCTGTGGACGAGAATAGTAATAGCCCATCTAAAGTTACAAACTGGAGGGATTTAACTTCACAATCAGGGAATAGCATTGTAGAGGATGACGAATAG
- a CDS encoding pilus assembly protein TadG-related protein: MFKFRLDNKGSAAVLLCFVITGLLGFTALVVDVGSAYSERTKLSNALDSAALAASLEIHNGEEKVKMVALEYLKKNNVDPEEVQIITSSNSIEIKGLRNVEHFFAPIIGIDDSDVTANTKAIIGPVGAVRGGVRPFAVEIFDYVYGDQIILKADAGSGYKGNYKAIALGGTGANNFKENALFGFTKTLSVGDWIPTETGNMAGATNDIKNYINSEVSSFDDFERDTIRLWTIPLVNTMEVNGRGEIQVVGFGQFYVEDVHNKGGKVEITGRFIRYVTNGIIDMDAPDTGTYAVKLSK; the protein is encoded by the coding sequence ATGTTTAAGTTCAGATTAGACAATAAAGGTAGTGCAGCTGTTTTATTATGCTTCGTTATTACTGGTTTACTTGGGTTCACTGCACTGGTAGTTGATGTGGGATCTGCATACTCAGAACGCACAAAGCTGTCAAATGCTTTAGATTCTGCAGCCCTTGCTGCATCCCTTGAGATTCATAACGGTGAGGAAAAAGTAAAAATGGTGGCACTGGAGTATCTAAAGAAAAACAATGTTGATCCAGAGGAAGTACAAATAATCACTTCATCAAATAGTATAGAGATTAAAGGTTTAAGGAATGTGGAGCATTTCTTTGCACCGATAATTGGTATAGATGATAGCGATGTTACCGCAAATACAAAGGCTATAATAGGACCTGTAGGGGCAGTACGTGGGGGAGTTAGACCATTTGCAGTAGAAATATTCGATTATGTATATGGAGACCAAATAATACTGAAAGCTGATGCGGGCTCTGGCTATAAGGGTAATTATAAAGCCATCGCACTAGGTGGCACAGGGGCTAATAACTTTAAGGAAAATGCCCTTTTTGGCTTTACAAAAACCTTATCAGTAGGTGACTGGATACCAACTGAAACAGGAAATATGGCAGGTGCAACAAACGATATAAAAAATTATATAAATTCTGAGGTAAGTAGTTTTGATGATTTTGAAAGAGATACCATAAGGTTATGGACTATACCACTGGTTAACACCATGGAAGTTAATGGTAGAGGTGAAATACAGGTTGTGGGATTTGGACAATTCTATGTGGAGGATGTACATAATAAAGGTGGAAAAGTAGAAATTACAGGACGTTTTATAAGATATGTAACAAATGGAATTATAGATATGGATGCGCCTGATACAGGCACTTATGCTGTAAAACTCTCAAAATAA